One Pseudomonas rhizophila DNA window includes the following coding sequences:
- the gudD gene encoding glucarate dehydratase, which produces MQTQEATKAPIITSMQVVPVAGHDGMLLNLSGAHGPFFTRNIVILKDNAGHTGVGEVPGGERIRQTLEDARSLVVGSPIGTYQKILNTVRQAFADRDAGGRGLQTFDLRITIHAVTGLEAALLDLLGQHLDVPVAALLGEGQQRDEVKMLGYLFYVGDRQQTDLPYRSEPDADNDWFRVRHEKALDADAVVRLAEAAHSRYGFQDFKLKGGVLKGDEEIEAVTALAERFPQARITLDPNGAWSLKEAIRLCRDQHKVLAYAEDPCGAENGYSGREVMAEFRRATGLKTATNMIATDWREMGHAITLQSVDIPLADPHFWTMQGSVRVAQMCNEWGLTWGSHSNNHFDISLAMFTHVAAAAPGDITAIDTHWIWQDGQRLTKAPLQIQGGCVQVPKKPGLGIELDTDQLAKAHELYKGMGLGARDDAVAMQYLIPGWTFNNKQPCLVR; this is translated from the coding sequence ATGCAGACCCAAGAAGCCACCAAAGCCCCCATCATCACCAGCATGCAGGTCGTGCCGGTGGCCGGTCATGACGGCATGCTGCTGAATCTCAGTGGCGCCCATGGCCCGTTCTTTACCCGCAACATCGTCATTCTCAAAGACAACGCCGGCCACACCGGCGTGGGCGAAGTGCCCGGCGGCGAGCGCATTCGCCAGACCCTCGAAGACGCCCGCTCGCTGGTGGTCGGCAGCCCCATCGGCACCTATCAGAAGATTCTCAACACCGTACGCCAGGCCTTCGCCGACCGGGATGCCGGTGGTCGTGGCTTGCAGACGTTCGACCTGCGCATCACCATTCACGCGGTCACCGGCCTGGAAGCGGCGTTGCTGGACCTGCTGGGCCAGCACCTGGATGTACCGGTAGCCGCACTGCTCGGCGAAGGCCAGCAGCGTGATGAAGTGAAAATGCTCGGTTATCTGTTTTATGTGGGTGATCGCCAGCAAACTGACCTGCCCTACCGCAGCGAGCCGGACGCCGACAACGACTGGTTCCGCGTACGCCACGAAAAAGCCCTGGACGCCGACGCCGTGGTGCGCCTGGCCGAAGCCGCTCATTCGCGTTACGGCTTCCAGGACTTCAAGCTCAAGGGCGGCGTGCTCAAGGGCGACGAAGAAATCGAAGCCGTCACCGCCCTGGCCGAACGCTTCCCTCAGGCACGTATCACCCTGGACCCGAACGGCGCCTGGTCACTCAAGGAGGCCATCCGCCTCTGCCGGGACCAGCACAAGGTCCTGGCATACGCCGAAGATCCTTGTGGTGCCGAGAACGGTTATTCGGGCCGTGAGGTGATGGCCGAGTTCCGCCGCGCCACCGGTCTTAAAACCGCCACTAACATGATCGCCACCGATTGGCGCGAAATGGGCCATGCCATCACCTTGCAATCGGTGGACATTCCCCTGGCCGACCCACACTTCTGGACCATGCAAGGTTCGGTTCGAGTGGCGCAGATGTGCAACGAATGGGGCCTGACCTGGGGCTCGCACTCCAACAACCACTTCGACATTTCCCTGGCGATGTTCACCCACGTAGCTGCGGCCGCACCGGGTGACATCACGGCGATCGACACGCACTGGATCTGGCAGGATGGCCAGCGGCTGACCAAGGCTCCGTTGCAGATCCAGGGTGGCTGCGTGCAGGTGCCGAAAAAACCGGGACTGGGGATCGAGCTGGACACCGACCAATTGGCCAAGGCTCATGAACTGTACAAAGGGATGGGGCTTGGCGCGCGGGATGATGCGGTTGCAATGCAGTATCTGATTCCGGGCTGGACGTTCAACAACAAGCAGCCGTGCCTGGTGCGCTGA
- a CDS encoding FadR/GntR family transcriptional regulator — protein sequence MHPDIEATPRKRTHNLAHDLVAKLSQSILLGQLKPGEKLPSEGAIVQAHGVSRTVVREAISKLQASGLVETRHGIGTFVLEQTGEPGLRLNVDTAAGVRGILELRLGLETQAAALAALRRNERQLQQMRQALDDYQRLLSNNDSCVDADRRFHLLIAEATDNTCFVEIMQHLGSAMIPRTRVNVVERGQADLGKLAQLANLEHEAIFNAIKRQDPDAARAAMWLHLTNSRDRFGAGA from the coding sequence ATGCACCCAGACATCGAGGCAACGCCGCGCAAACGCACCCACAACCTGGCCCATGACCTGGTGGCGAAGCTAAGCCAGAGCATTTTGCTGGGGCAGTTGAAACCGGGGGAAAAACTGCCGTCGGAAGGTGCCATTGTGCAGGCCCATGGTGTCAGCCGCACGGTGGTGCGCGAGGCGATATCCAAGCTGCAGGCCTCGGGGCTGGTGGAAACTCGCCACGGCATCGGCACCTTTGTGCTGGAGCAGACCGGTGAGCCGGGCCTGAGGCTCAATGTCGACACCGCCGCAGGTGTGCGGGGGATCTTGGAACTGCGCCTGGGCCTGGAAACCCAGGCAGCGGCCCTGGCGGCCTTACGGCGCAATGAACGCCAACTGCAGCAGATGCGCCAGGCCCTGGATGATTACCAGCGGTTGCTCAGCAATAACGACAGTTGCGTCGACGCCGACCGGCGCTTTCATTTGCTCATCGCTGAAGCCACGGACAACACCTGTTTTGTCGAAATCATGCAGCATCTGGGCAGTGCGATGATTCCCCGAACCCGAGTGAACGTGGTCGAACGCGGTCAAGCGGACCTAGGGAAACTGGCGCAGTTGGCTAATTTGGAGCACGAGGCCATTTTCAATGCCATCAAACGCCAGGATCCGGACGCCGCCCGCGCCGCCATGTGGCTGCACCTGACCAACAGTCGCGACCGGTTTGGCGCGGGGGCCTGA
- a CDS encoding acetyl-CoA C-acetyltransferase: protein MQEVVIVAATRTAIGSFQGSLASIPAPQLGAAVIRRLLEQTGLSGEQVDEVILGQVLTAGSGQNPARQASILAGLPHAVPALTLNKVCGSGLKALHLGAQAIRCGDAEVIIAGGMENMSLAPYVLPAARTGLRMGHAQMIDSMITDGLWDAFNDYHMGITAENLVDKYEISREEQDAFAAASQQKAVAAIEGGRFADEITPILIPQRKGDPVAFATDEQPRAGTTAESLGKLKPAFKKDGSVTAGNASSLNDGAAAVLLMSAEKAKALGLPVLAKISAYANAGVDPAIMGIGPVSATRRCLDKAGWSLDQLDLIEANEAFAAQSLAVARELKWDMEKVNVNGGAIALGHPIGASGCRVLVSLLHEMIKRDAKKGLATLCIGGGQGVALALERA, encoded by the coding sequence ATGCAAGAAGTCGTGATTGTCGCCGCCACCCGTACCGCCATTGGCAGTTTCCAGGGTTCGCTGGCCTCCATTCCCGCACCGCAACTCGGTGCCGCGGTGATTCGTCGGTTGCTGGAACAGACCGGTTTGTCCGGCGAGCAGGTCGATGAAGTGATTCTTGGCCAAGTGCTGACCGCAGGTTCCGGACAAAATCCGGCGCGCCAGGCGTCGATCCTCGCCGGCCTACCCCACGCGGTGCCGGCGCTGACCCTGAACAAGGTCTGCGGCTCGGGGCTCAAGGCCTTGCACCTGGGTGCCCAGGCGATCCGCTGTGGCGATGCCGAGGTGATCATTGCCGGCGGCATGGAAAACATGAGCCTGGCTCCGTACGTACTGCCGGCTGCCCGCACTGGCCTGCGCATGGGCCATGCGCAGATGATCGATAGCATGATTACCGATGGTCTGTGGGATGCGTTCAACGATTACCACATGGGCATCACCGCCGAAAACCTGGTGGACAAGTACGAGATCAGCCGCGAGGAGCAGGACGCCTTTGCCGCCGCTTCCCAGCAGAAGGCCGTGGCGGCGATTGAAGGTGGCCGGTTTGCCGATGAGATCACGCCGATCCTGATTCCCCAGCGCAAAGGCGATCCTGTGGCCTTCGCCACCGACGAACAACCCCGGGCCGGCACCACCGCCGAATCCCTGGGCAAGCTCAAGCCGGCGTTCAAGAAGGACGGCAGCGTTACCGCCGGCAATGCCTCGTCGCTGAACGATGGCGCCGCCGCCGTGCTGCTGATGAGCGCGGAAAAAGCCAAGGCATTGGGCTTGCCGGTACTGGCGAAAATCAGCGCCTATGCCAATGCGGGGGTAGACCCGGCAATCATGGGCATCGGCCCGGTGTCGGCTACCCGCCGCTGCCTGGACAAGGCCGGCTGGTCTTTGGACCAACTGGACCTGATCGAAGCCAACGAAGCCTTCGCCGCCCAGTCACTGGCCGTGGCCAGAGAGCTGAAATGGGACATGGAGAAGGTCAACGTCAATGGCGGCGCCATCGCCCTGGGCCACCCGATCGGTGCCTCGGGTTGCCGAGTGCTGGTGTCGCTGCTCCATGAAATGATCAAGCGCGACGCCAAGAAAGGCCTCGCCACGCTGTGCATCGGCGGCGGACAAGGCGTGGCCTTGGCGCTGGAACGAGCGTAA
- a CDS encoding CoA transferase subunit B, translating to MALSREQMAQRVAREMQDGYYVNLGIGIPTLVANYIPEGMEVMLQSENGLLGMGAFPTEAEVDADMINAGKQTVTARIGASIFSSAESFAMIRGGHIDLTVLGAFEVDVEGNIASWMIPGKLVKGMGGAMDLVAGAENIIVTMTHASKDGESKLLPRCSLPLTGAGCIKRVLTDLAYLEIQDGAFILKERAPGVSVEEIVAKTAGKLIVPDHVPEMQFAAQ from the coding sequence ATGGCACTTTCCCGCGAACAAATGGCTCAACGCGTCGCCCGCGAAATGCAGGACGGCTACTACGTGAACCTGGGCATCGGCATTCCGACCCTGGTCGCCAACTACATCCCCGAAGGCATGGAAGTCATGCTGCAGTCGGAAAACGGCCTGCTCGGCATGGGCGCGTTCCCTACCGAAGCCGAGGTCGATGCCGACATGATCAACGCCGGCAAGCAGACCGTCACCGCACGCATCGGCGCCTCGATCTTCTCTTCGGCAGAATCCTTTGCCATGATCCGTGGCGGGCACATCGACCTGACCGTGCTGGGCGCCTTCGAGGTAGACGTGGAAGGTAACATTGCCTCGTGGATGATCCCTGGCAAGCTGGTCAAGGGCATGGGCGGCGCGATGGACCTGGTGGCCGGTGCCGAGAACATCATCGTCACCATGACTCACGCGTCCAAGGACGGTGAGTCGAAACTGCTGCCCCGGTGCAGCCTGCCGCTGACCGGTGCCGGTTGCATCAAGCGCGTGCTGACCGACCTGGCCTACCTGGAAATCCAGGACGGCGCCTTCATTCTCAAAGAACGTGCCCCAGGCGTCAGCGTCGAGGAAATCGTCGCCAAGACTGCCGGCAAACTGATCGTGCCGGACCACGTGCCTGAAATGCAGTTCGCTGCCCAGTGA